In Myotis daubentonii chromosome 16, mMyoDau2.1, whole genome shotgun sequence, one DNA window encodes the following:
- the TMEM238L gene encoding transmembrane protein 238-like: MLPGGPWGRCSPGRCALLLALALLLDALGLVLLLLGIFASLDYWDFLVYSGSLIMAFSLLFWIIWYSLNIRLPLEKLDL, translated from the coding sequence ATGCTCCCGGGGGGGCCCTGGGGAAGATGCAGCCCCGGCCGCTGTGCGCTCCTCCTCGCCTTGGCCCTCCTGCTCGACGCCCTGGGCCTGGTGCTCCTGCTCCTGGGCATCTTTGCGTCGCTCGATTACTGGGACTTCTTGGTCTACTCTGGGTCCCTGATCATGGCTTTCAGCCTCCTGTTCTGGATCATCTGGTACTCCCTCAACATCAGGCTGCCTCTTGAGAAGCTGGACTTGTAG